Genomic segment of Truepera radiovictrix DSM 17093:
AGGAGGACCTGCGCTCGTCGGTTCACCGCAGCCTGTGGGAGGGCGACGCCCTTAGAAACCTCGTCTACACCGTTTTTCAAGAGCGCGCCACGCAGCTCAACTACCTCAACCTGTTAAAGATCGCGCGCGGCAAGTCCGACAAGCCGCAGCACAAAGGGGACGCCGACCCGGTGCTCGCGCAGGTCGCGCAGACCATCGCGGTCGACGAGGCGGCGCACTACAACTTTTTCCTGGAGGGGGTGCGGCTCTTTCTCTACTACTACCCGCAGCGCACCCTAGAGGCCATCCGCGACGTCATCACCCACTTCACCATGCCCGCGCACGACATCGTGCCGGACTGGGACGCCTTTAACTACGCCGTCTACAAAGCCGGCGTCTACGGCCCCCGCGAGTACGCCCGCGACGTCGTGCAGATCGTCTTTCGCAACCTGGGCATCGAGAGCCGCAAAAAGCTCGAGGAGGGCATTAAAAGGGGCCGCATCGTCCCCGACAAACGCGACGAAGGCACGCAGCAGACCGCCATCTGGGACAGCTTCGACTACGGCCTTATCGAGGGGGACGTCAGGCGCATCCACGACAAGGTGATCGCCTATGAACGGGAGATCGGCCGCGACGAGATCGACCCCTTGGTGTTCGTCCCCAACCCGGAGTGGCCGCAAAAGTAGCAGACCCAAGCTTCTCTTTTGACCTGCACTCACGGTGGTGCAGGTTGTTTTTTTAAGTAGTGCACGCTTCAGACACAAATACCGCCTTACCCACACTTCACACACCCCACAACTTATTGCACTTTAGTGTGCTTTAAGGTAAGCTCTCGGGAGTGCGAACTAACCTATGGGGGGTTAGGCGGCGCCTAGGTACCCCGAGCTTAGGCGTCCATCCTCGATGTGCCGCGTCCC
This window contains:
- a CDS encoding acyl-ACP desaturase encodes the protein MDAIAPPTTLFDDLKPRTPAGLLSRREKDRLIERGFLGLYRWYTARSQATRNWNPDKSFEWRKLRQDLSEPLIQILQGFFAVEYFTPDYVDEILNLVRKSHGRSHFQLRWGAEEEKHADTWENAVLFSRRRTPEFIESYKEDLRSSVHRSLWEGDALRNLVYTVFQERATQLNYLNLLKIARGKSDKPQHKGDADPVLAQVAQTIAVDEAAHYNFFLEGVRLFLYYYPQRTLEAIRDVITHFTMPAHDIVPDWDAFNYAVYKAGVYGPREYARDVVQIVFRNLGIESRKKLEEGIKRGRIVPDKRDEGTQQTAIWDSFDYGLIEGDVRRIHDKVIAYEREIGRDEIDPLVFVPNPEWPQK